CTGGTTCTCCTGTGGCCTTTGAGACGCCCTTCTCTACTGCTACTTGGGAACGCATGAAGCAGATTTGGCTGAACGCTGGTCCCTCCAGGTCTTTTCTGGACGCTCTTGATGGTTCTACGATAGTATGAGACCGTCGCCTCTGGACCGAAAGCTCCGATGATTCCATCTCGCTGCATGATGGTCTCATCCTTCGCAGTCGCTATTCGACTGATCTCTTCGAATTCCTTGGATCTACCGCCGTTCCAACCACTCAACAAGAACCGCAGCATTACTGTGGCTGGCATCCTTGGCCGCAAAGAGCAGCAGGACATCCCTATCCTGTAACGCTTTCACACAGTCCTCGCGAAACGCGGCAGCATTGGGATTGGAGTCGAGCTCAACGATGTATCGGCTCCGAAAACCCTCGTATCTCTCAAGATCATGTCCGTACCATGAACGCAACTCAGTCGTAGGAGCAATGTCCTTAGCCCAAACGTCAAGCCTAGCCCGAAGTTTGCTCATCCCCCGCGGCCAGAGGCGATCGACGAGGACACGATATGCATGGATATCGGAATCCGACGAGTAGATGCGTCCGATCCTGATGACGTGATTCATTACAGTGCACTTTCCGGACGCGCGTAGTCAAATAACGCATGCAATTTGCGCGCCACATCTCCACTCTAACTAGAAACCAACGAGAAAGCGAGACCCACCTATATGCACACCAGCCGAAGCATCAGCCCGCAAAAAAATCAAAGCAAGCGCGCAGCGTAGAAGGAAACGACCACATGTAAGTATCCGCAGATTCCCTCACACTCACAATCCCACACTCAATGCGTTTAAGTAAGCCTTACATTTTCGAGTGATGATGATCGCGAATTGTGCTGTGGCATTACTCATGCGCTTTCTGGGACTGTAAATCACCACGAGAATTGGATGTTGAAGTGCTCCCGAGGATGTCGGCAGTCTGAACTGCACCGGCGAAATGCGGGAGTATCTGGTTGACGCAATACAGCGGCTGTTCCTGAGTGAACGCTGCCACGGCATCCGTGATAACCGATGCATTGTATCCCAGATCATGTGCAGATCTGATACTCGATTCGACGCAGACATGAAGGGCGAATCCCATGAAATACAGCTCACTGATATGTTGGGACTTAAGGTATTCATCCAGATCAGCCCCAGTGAATGCGCTGGATCCGGTTTTCCTGATAACCATTTCTCCGTCCGCAGGTGTGAAAGGTGGCGTAAATTCACTTGCCCGGGTTCCGGATTGCCAAGTTTGCGCTTTCTGAATCGCATATCTCATGCCGAATCGCGCAGGAGCAACTCCTGAGAGCCCTGGGTATCCGGGTTCAAAAAAAACATTCCACAATGTATGATATGAAAATTCTGTCCACGCGCATATTCCAAAACCTCTCGCGCGTTCGACAGCGCCGATGGCAGATAATCAGGCTCCAAACGGCCATACAACCGGCCTGTTTCAGACAGCCATTCATTTTGGAATTCAATCAAGATTACAGCAGGATTTGACATTCGTCCTCCAAAGAATCGGGCACAGCCCATGCACAAAGCAACGTATCAATATTCAACAGGCAGACCCTATACAAACCGGCAGTCTTTCCATAGCCAAATGCATGCATCGTCCTTCGGCAGTCCCTTCTGCATGCATCAGCTAGACACACAGCATCTTCTAGACAGCTCCACAGAAGAATGAAGCCCAGCATTGCGAAACGCCGAGAGAAAGCGACACGCCCGTGTCCGCATTCACAGACAGCTGGCCAAGCGTTTCGGCATCGCAGCAGAAAAGCATCAGGCCGAACGTCGATTTTCCCATATATCAGGCTAATGAGAACCATTACCGATAGCGTCATTTCATCAATCTAGATCCTGTCACAGCAAGCAAATTCATTGTTCTCATTCTGATAATTTGCAGAAAAACTTCGTAAATAAGTTAGTAAATTATACTTGATCGGTAATATTGCGAACGTGTTTAAAAAATTATCTAATATGAATAAATTGGTGCGTGCTTGCGTGGCATTGTGCGTGGCATGCGTTGTTGGGTTAACAGGTGGTGCGATATACAATCCTCTGGCTGTTGCAAGTGAAGCGGATGCTCAGGGTTTTTCCCTGCATTCTGGTGAAGGCAGTGATGCGGGTGGCACTCACGTCGCGATACAAGCTCCTAGGAATGTGAGGTTTACCAGGATTGATACTGGTTCTGATCATTCATTGGCATTGGGCAGCGACGGCAACACCTACGCATGGGGCGACAATGAATGTGGTCAGCTGGGCGACGGAACGACCACGAACCGGTCCACACCGGTACGCGTGAAAACCCCCGAAGGCGTGACATTCACCAACATTGATGGCGGTCTGAGTTTTTCAGTGGCGTTGGGCAGCGACGGCAACACCTACGCATGGGGCGACAATCAATATGATCAGCTGGGCGACGAGACGACCACGAACCACCTCACACCCATACGAGTACACACTCCCGCAGGCGTAACATTCACCAGCATTAATGCCGGTTGGTACCACACCTTGGCGTTGGGCAGCGACGGCAACACCTACGCATGGGGTCTCAATGCATATGGACAGTTGGGCGATGAGACAACAACTAATCGGTCCACACCGCTACGCGTGCACGCTCCCGCCGGAATAAAATTCACCAGCATCAAAGACGGCTTGGGCCAGTCCTTGGCATTGGGCAGCGACGGCAACACCTACGCATGGGGCCGCAATCAATATGGTCAGCTGGGCGACGGAACGACCACTAATAGATCCACACCGGTTCGAGTGAAAACCCCCGAAGGCGTGAGATTCACCAGCATCGATGGCGGTCTGGGCCATTCTGTGGCGTTGGGCAATGACGGGAACACATACGCATGGGGCTTTAATTACCGTGGTCAGCTGGGCGATGACACAACCACGAACCAACTCACACCGGTACGAGTACACACTCCTGCAGGCGTAACATTCACTAACATTCATGCTGGTATGGGTCATACGCTGGCATTGGGCAATGACGGCACCCTGTACGCATGGGGGTGGAATGGATATGGTCAGCTGGGCGACGGCACAACCACCAATCGCTATACACCAGTACGCGTGAATACTCCCAAAGGCGTGACATTCACCAGCATCGATGGCGGATATCGTCATTCGTTAGCGTTGGGTAGTGACGGCAACACCTACGCATGGGGCAGCAATGAATACGGCCCGTTGGGCGATGAAACAACCACCGATCGCTACACACCAGTACGTGTGAGCACTCCCGCGACGAAGGTTGTGAAAGTGTTGTTTGATGGTGTCGAGGGCAGTAATCTCATGTTTGATCAGGCATCAGGTCAGTGGCAGATCACCACACCAGCGCATACGCCTGGCACGGCGAACGTGAAGGTGCAGTGGACAGTAAGTGACGTTGCACAGCCGGACGCCTTGTTGTCATATACGTATATCGGCGTGAAGCATCATGTCTCCTTTGACGCTCAGAGTGGCTCTCAAGTTGATGCTCAGGATGTCGAGCAGGGCAAGACAGTGAACAAGCCAGCTGATCCTACACGTAAGGGTTACAGGTTTGTGCAGTGGACTAGCGATAAGGCCGGTAAGAACGCCTTTGATTTCAAGACACCCGTCACCGCAGATATCACCTTGTATGCGCAGTGGGTAAGCGTTGCTGCTTTCGGATCGGTGAATCCCACGACGAATCCCGGTATTTCAAGAACACCTTCTGCTCCGGCAGCTGGCAGCAGCGCCGTGAAGCCTTCTGGTGACACAGGCAGGAAGAGCGGCAATGCCTTGGCTTCCACCGGGAGCACGATAAGCGCTGTTGCTACTGCAATGCTGCTGTTCAGTGGTATTGGTGCGGCGCTTGTGTGGCGTCGTTGTCATGCATAACCAGAATCCAACAATGCAGTATGTAGCGCGCCGTTCTCATATGTGAAATGTAGAAGCGCGTAGATTATCCTCGTCATGATGACATGGCGGGGATAATTGGTTTTGCTGCGTTGCTCCGGTCAACCAGATCACGAGAATTCTCCACCCCGAGCACCAGCCGCTCATATTGCTCGCCTCTGAGTTGAATGACAACAGGGCATTCCGGCCTGGCAACATTCCAGAACGTCCTCTCCCCATTCTTGGAGAACACACCTGCCCACTTGCCGGGAACATGAAGACCGGGTGCACGCAAACCCTTAGTCTCGTCAAGAATGCCTGGATCCTCGGTCGCGCCCACAATATGCTCGATGGGTATCACCAGCTTAGTTTTAAACGACCACACTCTATCCAGGCCCTGCGGCTCAATCTGCAGCATCCGCCCGGCAATTGTCACCTTGTTTCCCATGGTTACCTTCCTTCACCATCGGCGACCACACGAATGTGCGCACGCCGTAACAGCGTCTTGCCTAGGAGCGAAGCGATGTCAACGATATCGACAGTCCCCTCATCCAATCCGAGGCGAGACACCTTCGCCAAATAATCCTCAACCAGCCCGCGAACCTCATGATCGCGACCCGACAGCTCCATCAGCGCCACCAAGACCAGATTGAGCACACCCGAATCTCGCGACTTCGAATTCGTCGCATCACGCAATGCAGCCACGAACATGCCCCTCTTGCTGCCGAACGCTCCGTACAAACTGCCCCGAAGCAGGCCTGTGGCTCTGACAAGTGCACCAATCGAAGCGCCCTCATACCCATGTATAAGGAAGACCTGGCGAGCATGAGCAAGGACCTCACCATCATCGAAGCTTCTATTACGACCCATGCTCAAAACGATACTATTAATTGACTGAATGGTCAAGAATAATAAGCGGTCGTCACCTTGCCCTGCACTATAAGGGCTCCCAGCATGGCTCACTGCAGTGCAGAGAATGTAACTGTGGGCGTGTCTGGCCTTTACCTAGAGTGCGCTCTAGGTCGTATCCTCTACCTGTGATGAAGCAATCAAAGCATTCCAGTATTCCCAGCCAGAGCGAGCTAGCGGCCAAGGCGAAACTTCTCGACGTACCTGCTACTCAGGTGATTCCCGACAAGTCCATCAGCGAAGTGCAAACGCTCACCAATCTGAGCATCGACACCCTTCGCTACTACGAAAAAATCGGCTTGATAGATTCCATAGCGCGCGATGCCAGCGGGCACAGGCTCTACAGCGACTTGGATGTGGAACGAATCAGATTCGTGCGCCGACTGCGCGCAACCGGCATGCCCGTATCGCGCATCACCCAGTACGTACAGCTGCGCGCCCAAGGGCCAGACACGGCGGACAGTCGTCTGCACATGTTGCTTGACCATCGTGAAAAGCTGCTTCGCATGCAGCAGGAACTGGCTGACAGCCTGAACCTGTTGGACAGCAAGATTCTCTATTATCGCCATCTCGTCGGGCACAAGGACACGGATCGTGGAACAACGAAACAATAGAAAAGGACTCGGAAGTTCCTGGATAGCGGCATGGTGTTTCACCATCATCATGGCATCGGTGACGGTGACCACGCCATTGTGGCAATACTACGAAAAACGATATGGCTTTGGGTCCACAGGAGTCAGCGTGGCATTCGGCGCCATGGCAGTCGGAGTGTTCATGGCGCTGCCACTGCTTGGCGGACTTTCCGATTCATGGGGAAGATTCCGCGTGATGAGCGTTGCCATCGTCATCGACCTCATGGCAACGGCAATACTCCTCATCCCGGGAATTGCACCACTACTGCTGGCTCGAGTTTTGCAAGGCTGTGCCGTAGCGCTCACGGTGTCATCGGCACCACCGGCAATCAGCGAAGGCTTGTCATATGACGGACGATCTCGTCCAGAGTTGACCGCTTCGATCTCGACCGTGGCCAACCTTGGCGGCCTCGGCTTCGGAAGCCTTCTGTCGGCCATCGTGGTCGCCGCTGTCGGCAACCCTTTCATCGCCCCATTCCTTGCATTCGCAATACTGCTTTGCGCATCGCTGATACCTTGCGCACGCATTGCCGCGAGCGAAGGAAACCGGCGCAGTTTCCATGTGAGATTGCCAAAGGTTCCTGACGGAGGTCTGCGATCATACCTCGGTGCCGGACTCTGCGGATTGGTCTCCTTCGCCGCTTTTTCGGTATACGCATCGCTGGGTCCCGGAATTCTCGCGGACACATTCGCCATGCGCTCGACATTTGCAGGTCCCATACTCTACTGCTCGGTTATGGCATGCAGCGCCGTAGGGCAGCTCGTTCTCATGCGCTTGCAGACAGCACGAAGGCGCATGACAGGAATGGGACTTTTCGTTGTTGGGTTTGCGCTGCTCTTCCTCGCGCTCTGTGAACACATGCTTATCGTTTTCATCATCGCCAGTCTGCTGCTCGGCCTAGGCTCGGGGCTTATCCTGGCTGAAGCCTCTCGCGTGGTAACCGCGCACTCTCACCGTGAAACCGCTGCCGCATCGCAGGCCGGTTTCTTTATGATGGGGTATGTTGGGATGATCATCCCAATCATCGTCCTCGCCTCACTGATAGGCGCGGTCGGAACCACCACCGCGTTTGCAATCACTGGCACTGTACTCTCTCTGCTCGCCGCCGCAGGCATGGCCGCAACCTCATGATTGCGCTTGTTACTGATTCTTTTTGGCCACAATGGAAAAGGTCAGAGGAATGCGGGGATATTGGTCAGGCATACGCCATCCGCCGTCATTCTCGTCTGCAGTCAACATTGGAAGGGATTGCCAATCCGCGACTTCATATTCTCCGATGTTTTCAATCGTCAGTCCGGCGTGGATTAGTGATTCTGTGATCTCGTGAAAATCATGCGCCCAGTTATGATTCCGTGTGTGCTCAATCTTCCCGGCCGAACCTTCGGTGTACGAGGAGTTGGAATCATATGAGGATTCGGTCCCACTGAAATAATCCTGCACAACGTTCAACCCCGAATTATCAAGCGCGAACAACAGTGGATGATCATCTCTGATCATGAAAACACCGCCCGGAACAAGAAGATTCGCTATGGACTGCGCCCACTCTGTCAAATCGGGCAGCCAGGTGATAGTTCCGACACTGGTAACGACCACATCGAAACGATGCTCAACCGGTGTCAATGCCTGATCGGAATGACGCGCATCACCCTGCACAAATCTCACTGGAACCTGGGCACGTTGAGCTATAGATCTTGCATAGGCCAATGCGACATCCGAAAAATCAAGTCCGCACACGCCTCTGGCTCCAAGTCGATACCAGCTCACCGTATCGAGTCCGATATGGCACTGCAAATGCAGAAGCCGCCGATTTTCTATGCCCTGCGAGCCGAGAAAAGGAGCAAGAACCGCATAGTCTCGTCTGACAACTGACGTTATTTCCTCAGTATTATTAATGAAGGAATCAATGTCACCGTATCCGCCATGCATATGAACGCTGGCTCTATCATTCCAGTTCTCAAGATTCTGATGCACGTCATCAGCATCGGACATATCTGTATGCACCATATGTAATTCCTTCATGCTCCCTTATACACAATGCACAAAAGCGTATTTCCATCCCCATACAAGCAAAGATACCCATGACTCAATCTCTACATTCGTTCACATCAGGCAGAGGTGTAGGTCATGCGGCAATGAGAGTGCGGTGTCAGACGAGCTTGCGGCGCAGGTACTCGCTGCGGCTGATGTGGAATCTCTCAGCGTCCCGCGTGATCCTGTCAAGGGTGGATTTGGGCAGGCGGAAGCTCACCGTGGCCATCTCCTCCTCGCTCTGCGCGAGGTGCAGACCGTAGTAGACCTTGTCAGTCAGCCTGTCGTCCACGGTCTCGGACTCGACCTGACCGGCGTCTTTCTCGACCTGCTCGCTGCTCATGCCGAATTTTCTCAGCAGCTCCACGTCGTGCTGGCTCATGCTCATCGTTGCCTCCTGATTCGTGCGATCTCCCTCATGAACTTCCTGGTGGGAGAGGTGAATGCGTGATAGATCAGCACCTCGCCGCCAGTATTGTGATAAGTATGTGGTACAAGCGTATTACATAAAAAGAGACTGCATTTGTATGCATCCCAACCACCAGCAACAGCAGCGAGCAGCAGCGAAGCATCAGATGGCAAGAAAAGCCAAGGTAAACGAACAGCGTAGAAGGAAACAACATACAATTACCATTGGTTGTTCAGTCAAGGAGGACATGATGAATGAGTTGGACAAGTGTATGGCAGGTGAGATTTACGATGCTCACGAACAGGTTTTTCTGAAATACAAAACAGACGCGCGACGGTTACTTGACGCTTATTCCCAGCTACCGTATGAGGCAAAGGCCGAGAAAACAAGAATACTGCATGAACTGCTCGGTTCAGTGGGCGATAACGTCACCATCGGCATGAGGTTCACCTGTGACTATGGGCGAAATATCCATCTGGGGTCCAATATTTCGGTCAATATGAATTGCACTTTTGTTGATTGCAACACGATCACCATTGGTTCTGACACCTTAATCGCATCCAATGTTCAACTCTATACGGCAACGCATCCAGCGGAGTTGGCTGAACGGCTGGTTGACGACTGGCACGCGGACAGCGGCCATTACCGCTGGAATACGTATGCGCGTCCAATCGAGATTGGTCGTGGCTGCTGGTTGGGTGGAGGCGTGATCGTGCTCCCGGGCGTGAAAATCGGTGACGGAACGGTAATTGGTGCCGGTGCAGTGGTAACGAAAGACATACCAGCAAACAGTATCGCTGTTGGCAACCCTGCACATGTGATTCGTACCATCAATCAGTAGCATCACTGGCAAAGCAATATACCAGCGAAAGGCCGCCAACGGTCTGGTGGAATTGCCTACCCTTGTACCTCTCATGAGCTGGTATCGTGTGAGGAGCTTCCAATCTCAAATCGCTTCATCATCCAGCTAGACCAGATTTTTTCCTATGAGAAATCCGCAGGATGTCTGCCACCGAGGTGTCACCGTTCCACCCAGGCCAACAATGCTGGATCCCATTCGAGTGGTGTCGCGGTGTCGCGTGCGTACAGGTTTTCTAACAGTCCTTGTATCAGGGTGTGTGCTTGCTCTATGGTCATGTCGTCCACTTTGGTTGTCTGTGCGGTTTGATGGAATTGTGCAGGCTTCCAAGATTTAGGTATTGCGAATTCGATAGGGTACGGCAGTTGACGTCGGACGCTTTCGCTTCTCAGTGATTCTTCGAGTGTACCGGCTTCGAAGCGTTGTGTGACGACGATGATCGCGAGGTCGACCAGATCCTTGATACGGCTGGATTCCCTCCCGTTGATCTTCTGCACCACGGCACACACCTTATCGGCGAACTGACAGGTGACCGGGTACAGGCGGTATGGATAAGTGGTCAGCCTGTCGATTGGCAGGCGGTTGACGGGTGTCAGCACATCGGCCCTGGGCATGGTTCCCTGATGAGCGACGAGGTCCACGTGTATCGGATTGAGGAGCTTGACACCAAGACGAGTGTTGAAAACCACCCGCCACCCATCCTGATACGGCTGATTGTCCGCTTGAAGGATCGGCGTCGCGGAAACGAATTCAAAGACGAAATGGTCGTGCAGGTCGATATCTGCCAGGCGTTTGAGTTCTTCGAGAGATTCTCGTGCATCGTATCCATTGCTGAACAGGTCCGCATCGAGGGTGCGTCGGGTCGAGGGGATGCGGGCGAGCATGGCACTACCTCCTTTGAGTACCCAGGTGCTCTCCTCCCCCTCGCTGAAGACCCTGCTGAGGAACCGGTCATAGTGAGCCTGTCTAATGAGGTCGCCTACCAGCCGTTTCGGATGGCGTGCATGCTCGGCTTTCGCGGCGCTTTTGATGGCCGCCTCGACCGCGATACCAGACGAGTAGGCGTAGGTGTCGTCGGTCATGATGTTGTCCTTTCTTCTGGGATTTACGATTCTTTGGGATCAGCATCGTCTGAAGTGTCGGCGGGGAAAGTACCGCTGATGCCGGGATTCTCCTTGTCTGATTGCATGCGTTCAACGAACAGTTGCGCGAATTCATGGATCTTCATCAGGGCATTCGCGATAGCCTCAGCGTTACTGTTTGAGAACGAATCATACGTGAAATTCGTAAGGGACTCGAAGCGGTCACTTAGCACTTGGGCTGCATTCCGGAGCGTTTCACTGATGCGGTCATCCACCGGTCCCATCAGCTGCGCAACCATCGACTTCCCGTCCTCGGGGGCGAAACCTTGACGTTTCGCCAGCGGTGCCAGTCGTCTGGCGAGCTTATCCCTGTCCAAATCCCCGGATCGGTGCACAAACTCTTTCAGCAGCATGTTCTGAATCAAGGAAAGGTCTGTTCCTATTTCCACCAGATCGGCCACAGTCTGTTCGAATATCGTCACCGGCAGACCATTGACTATTCGCACGGACTCGCTGGGATAGCGTCGTGTGCGCAGCTTGAGATCTGCTCTTTGTGTCTGTCGTCGCCGCGGCGTGGAGAACCGGTAGGGTTCGGGAACGAAATCACCAACCCCGAGCATCCATGCTGCGCTTTCAAGACAGACGATGGCCTCGTCAGGCACGTCACGCAGACGTGCCTCAGCGGTGCGTTTCGGATCGATGGACAGCCAGGCGGCATGCACGCCCTCGAAAGCGTCAGTCGGCACCCCCGCATCCTTGTATATACCGTGAGCCAAACGCTCGAAGATACCTGACCGTTCCATGCGTGACAGATCGAGTCTCGTCACACCAAGCATCTCGGCTTGCGAGGTCGTCACCATACCCCACTGGCCTGATGTGAGTGTGGCAAGCTTTGCGACTTTATTCATACTTGTATTGTATCTTTATCTGATACAATACAAGTACAAAGCATTCACGGACGAACTGCCATCATCGACCACAGCAACAGCGTTGCATTTGAAAATAGACAACAGCTCTACCCTTGCATCGCTCATGGGCTGGTATCGTGTGAGGTGAAGATAAAAACACAGTTCGGTACGGTAGTCCGGACGCGGTTTCCCGTCAGTATCCAGCCTCCTCGGCCGTCCAATCTTCTCGAATCATAGAGGAGGTTGTAGTATGCCTGAAAACGGGCGTAAGTTTTCAAAAGCTCAATCAACAGTATATTTTGACGGCTCGTTCTGGGTCTGTGTGTGCGAGCGCGAGAACGACGGGAAAATTCAGGTTTGTAGGATAGTGTTTGGCAGTGAACCAAAGGACTATGAGGTTCTTGATTATTTGCAGAAGCATTATTATTCGTTGGAGTTTAGTACTCCGATAAGTGTTTCCGACAGAAGCAGGAAAAGCTCTCGCAATGTGAATCCTAAGCGTCTGGA
This Bifidobacterium sp. WK041_4_12 DNA region includes the following protein-coding sequences:
- a CDS encoding type IV toxin-antitoxin system AbiEi family antitoxin domain-containing protein, translated to MNKVAKLATLTSGQWGMVTTSQAEMLGVTRLDLSRMERSGIFERLAHGIYKDAGVPTDAFEGVHAAWLSIDPKRTAEARLRDVPDEAIVCLESAAWMLGVGDFVPEPYRFSTPRRRQTQRADLKLRTRRYPSESVRIVNGLPVTIFEQTVADLVEIGTDLSLIQNMLLKEFVHRSGDLDRDKLARRLAPLAKRQGFAPEDGKSMVAQLMGPVDDRISETLRNAAQVLSDRFESLTNFTYDSFSNSNAEAIANALMKIHEFAQLFVERMQSDKENPGISGTFPADTSDDADPKES
- a CDS encoding cysteine hydrolase family protein; its protein translation is MWNVFFEPGYPGLSGVAPARFGMRYAIQKAQTWQSGTRASEFTPPFTPADGEMVIRKTGSSAFTGADLDEYLKSQHISELYFMGFALHVCVESSIRSAHDLGYNASVITDAVAAFTQEQPLYCVNQILPHFAGAVQTADILGSTSTSNSRGDLQSQKAHE
- a CDS encoding CopG family transcriptional regulator, encoding MSMSQHDVELLRKFGMSSEQVEKDAGQVESETVDDRLTDKVYYGLHLAQSEEEMATVSFRLPKSTLDRITRDAERFHISRSEYLRRKLV
- a CDS encoding helix-turn-helix domain-containing protein; this translates as MGRNRSFDDGEVLAHARQVFLIHGYEGASIGALVRATGLLRGSLYGAFGSKRGMFVAALRDATNSKSRDSGVLNLVLVALMELSGRDHEVRGLVEDYLAKVSRLGLDEGTVDIVDIASLLGKTLLRRAHIRVVADGEGR
- a CDS encoding nucleotidyl transferase AbiEii/AbiGii toxin family protein, yielding MTDDTYAYSSGIAVEAAIKSAAKAEHARHPKRLVGDLIRQAHYDRFLSRVFSEGEESTWVLKGGSAMLARIPSTRRTLDADLFSNGYDARESLEELKRLADIDLHDHFVFEFVSATPILQADNQPYQDGWRVVFNTRLGVKLLNPIHVDLVAHQGTMPRADVLTPVNRLPIDRLTTYPYRLYPVTCQFADKVCAVVQKINGRESSRIKDLVDLAIIVVTQRFEAGTLEESLRSESVRRQLPYPIEFAIPKSWKPAQFHQTAQTTKVDDMTIEQAHTLIQGLLENLYARDTATPLEWDPALLAWVER
- a CDS encoding YjdF family protein, with protein sequence MPENGRKFSKAQSTVYFDGSFWVCVCERENDGKIQVCRIVFGSEPKDYEVLDYLQKHYYSLEFSTPISVSDRSRKSSRNVNPKRLERMAARSMRQRGISTKAQLALSAARDEHKKNDKIQNRLRRVEADNHRRMLKIQKRKLKHRGH
- a CDS encoding MFS transporter; translated protein: MEQRNNRKGLGSSWIAAWCFTIIMASVTVTTPLWQYYEKRYGFGSTGVSVAFGAMAVGVFMALPLLGGLSDSWGRFRVMSVAIVIDLMATAILLIPGIAPLLLARVLQGCAVALTVSSAPPAISEGLSYDGRSRPELTASISTVANLGGLGFGSLLSAIVVAAVGNPFIAPFLAFAILLCASLIPCARIAASEGNRRSFHVRLPKVPDGGLRSYLGAGLCGLVSFAAFSVYASLGPGILADTFAMRSTFAGPILYCSVMACSAVGQLVLMRLQTARRRMTGMGLFVVGFALLFLALCEHMLIVFIIASLLLGLGSGLILAEASRVVTAHSHRETAAASQAGFFMMGYVGMIIPIIVLASLIGAVGTTTAFAITGTVLSLLAAAGMAATS
- a CDS encoding class I SAM-dependent methyltransferase, which translates into the protein MVHTDMSDADDVHQNLENWNDRASVHMHGGYGDIDSFINNTEEITSVVRRDYAVLAPFLGSQGIENRRLLHLQCHIGLDTVSWYRLGARGVCGLDFSDVALAYARSIAQRAQVPVRFVQGDARHSDQALTPVEHRFDVVVTSVGTITWLPDLTEWAQSIANLLVPGGVFMIRDDHPLLFALDNSGLNVVQDYFSGTESSYDSNSSYTEGSAGKIEHTRNHNWAHDFHEITESLIHAGLTIENIGEYEVADWQSLPMLTADENDGGWRMPDQYPRIPLTFSIVAKKNQ
- a CDS encoding MerR family transcriptional regulator; amino-acid sequence: MKQSKHSSIPSQSELAAKAKLLDVPATQVIPDKSISEVQTLTNLSIDTLRYYEKIGLIDSIARDASGHRLYSDLDVERIRFVRRLRATGMPVSRITQYVQLRAQGPDTADSRLHMLLDHREKLLRMQQELADSLNLLDSKILYYRHLVGHKDTDRGTTKQ
- a CDS encoding DUF488 domain-containing protein, which encodes MNHVIRIGRIYSSDSDIHAYRVLVDRLWPRGMSKLRARLDVWAKDIAPTTELRSWYGHDLERYEGFRSRYIVELDSNPNAAAFREDCVKALQDRDVLLLFAAKDASHSNAAVLVEWLERR
- a CDS encoding sugar O-acetyltransferase, with the protein product MRDRSAPRRQYCDKYVVQAYYIKRDCICMHPNHQQQQRAAAKHQMARKAKVNEQRRRKQHTITIGCSVKEDMMNELDKCMAGEIYDAHEQVFLKYKTDARRLLDAYSQLPYEAKAEKTRILHELLGSVGDNVTIGMRFTCDYGRNIHLGSNISVNMNCTFVDCNTITIGSDTLIASNVQLYTATHPAELAERLVDDWHADSGHYRWNTYARPIEIGRGCWLGGGVIVLPGVKIGDGTVIGAGAVVTKDIPANSIAVGNPAHVIRTINQ
- a CDS encoding InlB B-repeat-containing protein: MNKLVRACVALCVACVVGLTGGAIYNPLAVASEADAQGFSLHSGEGSDAGGTHVAIQAPRNVRFTRIDTGSDHSLALGSDGNTYAWGDNECGQLGDGTTTNRSTPVRVKTPEGVTFTNIDGGLSFSVALGSDGNTYAWGDNQYDQLGDETTTNHLTPIRVHTPAGVTFTSINAGWYHTLALGSDGNTYAWGLNAYGQLGDETTTNRSTPLRVHAPAGIKFTSIKDGLGQSLALGSDGNTYAWGRNQYGQLGDGTTTNRSTPVRVKTPEGVRFTSIDGGLGHSVALGNDGNTYAWGFNYRGQLGDDTTTNQLTPVRVHTPAGVTFTNIHAGMGHTLALGNDGTLYAWGWNGYGQLGDGTTTNRYTPVRVNTPKGVTFTSIDGGYRHSLALGSDGNTYAWGSNEYGPLGDETTTDRYTPVRVSTPATKVVKVLFDGVEGSNLMFDQASGQWQITTPAHTPGTANVKVQWTVSDVAQPDALLSYTYIGVKHHVSFDAQSGSQVDAQDVEQGKTVNKPADPTRKGYRFVQWTSDKAGKNAFDFKTPVTADITLYAQWVSVAAFGSVNPTTNPGISRTPSAPAAGSSAVKPSGDTGRKSGNALASTGSTISAVATAMLLFSGIGAALVWRRCHA